atcaccccggatgatgttgtgcagattcttaaccttcccgaccaaggcacagctgtgaagtttaactacacaaagcagttaagttgggcacaactttattctctaactaacaagtgcttagggGGATGAAGCGACAACAACAGCAGCCgtttaggaggcatgcagttacagaacaagacagatcaacattacatctttgatgaatatgttcgaggcaccttggagaaggaaaagaatggaacattactgatgagcaagtgaaccacgctgccaccgcatatctttGTGTAttggatgtgtcatattccccaatacttctggcaaccggatcgacgccaacctttaaaacttttggatcctctccatgaagtcggtgacttcTTGGGGCAACGCTGCagcttcttgatggaagagttgagaaaggcttcgaggctaggaacctgccaagttgccggaatgtggctctattgcaggttttttctttaactctaaactcactctatagttattcagtagacaaACATATCAtgtatccataactccaaatgacgcatattcggtaggaaattatccatctcttttcccgaatgttggttattcggtggttaagtacttactttgttttccgatttaTATACAatcagaaatattcttttgatattagaaccgaatatacaggcagaaaagctataggttactgaactccaaatgacgcatattcggtaggaattgatccatcttattttccgaatgttggttattcggtggataggtacttaattgttttcccgattatatacaatcggaaatattcttttgatattagaaccgaatatacagccagaaaagctataggttactgaactccaaatgacgcatatttggtaggaattgatccatcttattttccgaagttggttattcggtggctaggtacttaattgtttcccgattatatacaatcggaaatattcttttgtattagaaccgaatatacaggccagaaaagctataggttactgaactccaaatgacgcatattcggtaggaaatgatccatattaTTTTCGAATGTGTATTCGGTGGTAGctactcagttttgtttccgattatatataatcggaaattatgtttggaaattactaccgaatatacacaatctatttactaaaacttggttcttatgtatataggcatggatctatgaccacttccctatcctgaagttggccggagagaacccggggtggtgcaaaggtactcctagaggaacaaagtatatatttgaagacaaccttctaggacaaaggagcagcagttgattcgcatgagggagattttggaccaattgaaggcctcagactatgctttgatccatacaaggaagatcgagtcagtgggcatataaatgttcggtcggacttgtcctttattttggaccattgtggcaccccacaggatatgtgatgtataacccctctagggtgatgcgacaacacgggtatatacaacatcaaccttggagaaaatgggggattacaaattggagttggagttgtgttcttctagtggtgacaatctcacgattgttcacacaggcccacctactgttcttgataactgggataagaggaatgacttcattatcgacactggtagacgaaccatccgaggtgatgaaaattctccagactatatgagttggtataacaaggtatcgcatcctttggttatccgtgaaatcaaatccaacactactgcgggcgttcaagttataattgtatcatcaaagacaaaccagctggttatgatagactggtgtgttcttatatttttgttcattttatattattcctataaatctaggtaattaccgtttgatgttatgtcatacgtataaaaaacaggtgaataggttcaagcgtgtttccaaaatgttaattgCATGCTTGAGAGCGGatatcccatgccagctgagaagatcaaagaggctagagatctagttgataatatggataacgaagattatgctgcccagtttggggagaaagtcacgaagaggcatcagctcaaggtggcagtatcaaagacgggtgtaaagaactcgagcttcatcgagcgctgaagctgctccaactgaaggtgctcaaactgaaggtgctcaaacccgtggtcgtgcaggactgggaggtagtcacggtcgtaaagtaaagaagagcatataaatgacaatgatttttgttgtacattcggaaatttgtttggggtAACTAAGTtacacaagttcaaatgacaatgatttgtgtgcaattcggaagttttggtaactaatttaacttccgattatttcaaagaaaatttgaaaagtataagtttttccaaattctgatttttgggccatcgtacattcggaactttataaaaaacctatcctccgaatatcacaagttcaaaacaaaccacgccatggctccaggtggttccaagggccaatattgaaggttagacatcccatattcggaagttttggtaactaatttaacgtccgattatttcaaagacaaaatttgaaaagtataagtttttccaaattctgatttttgggccatcgtacattcggaactttataaaaaacctatcctccgaatatcacaagttcaaaacaaaccacgccatggctccaggtggttccaagggccatattgaaggttagacacccaattcggaagttttggtaactaatttaacttccgattatttcaaagacaaaatttgaaaagtataagtttttccaaattctgatttttgggccatcgtacattcggaacttataaaaaacctatcctccgaatatcacaagttcaaaacaaaccacgccatggctccaggtggttccaagggccatattgaaggttagacatcccatattcggaagttttggtaactaatttaacgtccgattatttcaaagacaaaatttgaaaagtataagtttttccaaattctgatttttgggccatcgtacattcggaactttataaaaaacctatcctccgaatatcacaagttcaaaacaaaccacgccatggctccaggtggttccaagggccatattgaaggttagacagcccaattcggaagttttggtaactaatttaacttccgattatttcaaagacaaaatttgaaaagtataagtttttccaaattctgatttttgggccatcgtacattcggaactttataaaaaacctatcctccgaatatcacaagttcaaaacaaaccacgccatggctccaggtggttccaagggccaatattgaaggttagacatcccatattcggaagttttggtaactaatttaacgtccgattatttcaaagacaaaatttgaaaagtataagtttttccaaattctgatttttgggccatcgtacattcggaactttataaaaaacctatcctccgaatatcacaagttcaaaacaaaccacgccatggctccaggtggttccaagggcccatattgaaggttagacagcccaattcggaagttttggtaactaatttaacttccgattatttcaaagacaaaatttgaaaagtataagtttttccaaattctgatttttgggccatcgtacattcggaactttataaaaaacctatcctccgaatatcacaagttcaaaacaaaccacgccatggctccaggtggttccaagggccaatattgaaggttagatcccatattcggaagttttggtaactaatttaacgtccgattatttcaaagacaaaatttgaaaagtataagtttttccaaattctgatttttgggccatcgtacattcggaactttataaaaaacctatcctccgaatatcacaagttcaaaacaaaccacgccatggctccaggtggttccaagggcccatattgaaggttagacagcccaattcggaagttttggtaactaatttaacttccgattatttcaaagacaaaatttgaaaagtataagtttttccaaattctgatttttgggccatcgtacattcggaactttataaaaaacctatcctccgaatatcacaagttcaaaacaaaccacgccatggctccaggtggttccaagggccaatattgaaggttagacatcccatattcggaagttttggtaactaatttaacgtccgattatttcaaagacaaaatttgaaaagtataagtttttccaaattctgatttttgggccatcgtacattcggaactttataaaaaacctatcctccgaatatcacaagttcaaaacaaaccacgccatggctccaggtggttccaagggccatattgaaggttagacatcccaattctgaagttttggtaactaatttaacttccgattatttcaaagacaaaatttgaaaagtataagtttttccaaattctgatttttgggccatcgtacattcggaactttataaaaaacctatcctccgaatatcacaagttcaaaacaaaccacgccatggctccaggtggttccaagggccaatattgaaggttagacatcccatattcggaagttttggtaactaatttaacgtccgattatttcaaagacaaaatttgaaaagtataagtttttccaaattctgatttttgggccatcgtacattcggaactttataaaaaacctatcctccgaatatcacaagttcaaaacaaaccacgccatggctccaggtggttccaagggccatattgaaggttagacagcccaaattcggaagttttggtaactaatttaacttccgattatttcaaagacaaaatttgaaaagtataagtttttccaaattctgatttttgggccatcgtacattcggaactttataaaaaacctatcctccgaatatcacaagttcaaaacaaaccacgccatggctccaggtggttccaagggcccatattgaaggttagacatcccatattcggaagttttggtaactaatttaacgtccgattatttcaaagacaaaatttgaaaagtataagtttttccaaattctgatttttgggccatcgtacattcggaactttataaaaaacctatcctccgaatatcacaagttcaaaacaaaccacgccatggctccaggtggttccaagggcccatattgaaggttagacacccaaattcggaagttttggtaactaatttaacttccgattatttcaaagacaaaatttgaaaagtataagtttttccaaattctgatttttgggccatcgtacattcggaactttataaaaaacctatcctccgaatatcacaagttcaaaacaaaccacgccatggctccaggtggttccaagggccaatattgaaggttagacatcccatattcggaagttttggtaactaatttaacgtccgattatttcaaagacaaaatttgaaaagtataagtttttccaaattctgatttttgggccatcgtacattcggaactttataaaaacctatcctccgaatatcacaagttcaaaacaaaccacgccatggctccaggtggttccaagggcccatattgaaggttagacagcccaattcggaagttttggtaactaatttaacttccgattatttcaaagacaaaatttgaaaagtataagtttttccaaattctgatttttgggccatcgtacattcggaactttataaaaaacctatcctccgaatatcacaagttcaaaacaaaccacgccatggctccaggtggttccaagccaatattgaaggttagacatcccatattcggaagttttgtaactaatttaacgtccgattatttcaaagacaaaatttgaaaagtataagtttttccaaattctgatttttgggccatcgtacattcggaactttataaaaaacctatcctccgaatatcacaagttaaaacaaaccacgccatggctccaggtggttccaagggccaatattgaaggttagacatcccatattcggaagttttggtaactaatttaacgtccgattatttcaaagacaaaatttgaaaagtataagtttttccaaattctgatttttgggccatcgtacattcggaactttataaaaaacctatcctccgaatatcacaagttcaaaacaaaccacgccagggctccaggtggttccaagggccaatattgaaggttagacatcccatattcggaagtttggtaactaatttaacgtccgattatttcaaagacaaaatttgaaaagtataagtttttccaaattctgatttttgggccatcgtacattcggaactttataaaaaacctatcctccgaatatcacaagttcaaaacaaaccacgccatggctccaggtggttccaagggcccatattgaaggttagacatcccaaattcggaagttttggtaactaatttaacttccgattattttaaagacaaaaatttgaaaagtataagtttttccaaattctgatttttgggccatcgtacattcggaactttataaaaaacctatcctctgaatatcacaagttcaaaacaaaccacgccatggctccaggtggatccaagggcccatattgaaggttagacatcccatattcggaagttttggtaattaATTTAatgtccgattatttcaaagacaaaatttgaaaagtataagtttttccaaattctgatttttgggccatcgtacattcggaactttacaaaaacattatcctccgaatattacaagttcaaaaaaaactgtttcctggaaccaaacaacaccataatcggaaagaaagttgactcataaaataaccgaatattacaatcggtaggttgtttaacaaaataatctaccgatttcgtataatcggctagtttttatattaataatactccgattacatccattacataaagttcaaacggccttaaccttacaatttcgtcaaaagcacctaaatccatactcctaattgaccataaaagtattaaaacagatcataacttccagtgaccatagaaattgtccctcttgattttgtagcatccttcatgttcaaatcgtttcccttagaggtccacataccggcgatctgcaagatttctctgaaattacgaatgagtaacaagttagtactaacttttgttaatgtgaattggagttacagagatacttactcgtttttcatacgtccaccaaggaaaagcgttcctaacaaaccgttccttatcttcaagtttgtcaatctccttatctagcgcattctttctcatcttaatgtcattggatgatcttcgaattcgattaccatctaaggcctcaaataccattaagatacggttccatatctgctcttcggattccgatttgtggatcttgtgaacacgatcatgagtagttaccacaacccacgctctataaatagcacaatcttcttcttcggcaaaagcaatatccatgttttttgttatgaaaattaaaactgaagagaggaaagagtttggtgcaattggggtgatagatatgagtttctttatataggtttagggtccaacggctctttttgtttttcccaaaaactccaacggctaatttgacgaaagttgaatgtggagaaaccaataatcggtaggtattggatttagcatatctaccgattatggtagctttcaaaatttgaatttgcggcaacttataatcggtaggttttgtaatatatttaactcccgattaacgctgaatccaaaacacgaaccaagaaatactacacctcgtataatcggacgtctggcaaatattttggcctccgattgcattcggagggtaacaatgttatcatatcctccgaatatataagggtaatttcgccattacgaattacgcgagataagggctggctacattttccctttgggtgaccttttttgttttattgttgccccctaaattcttttgagtggcccctaaaaacgccaggttaaATATGACCTTACCTTTGATTTGTTGTATTTGTATGGAGTGTATCTCCTCTTAACATGGGAAGATATTCTTCCATTTATTGCTTCATCATTATGGTTTAATTTAATATAATCCCTCTCTTCTGTCACTCGACCAATAATCTTTCTGTGCTGATTCGAGCAAGAATGAGTCTAGCATTATTACTACTTGACTAACAGAAATACACTGCTTAATTTTAGTTGGATATATGACAGGAACTTCTCTGCTctgttctttttctttgtttcttttttttactaTCTCTATTGCCGTTTAAATGTAATTTGGGTAAAATACAAAACTAAATCTATTTTTTTACTATACATTAGTTGGCTATCCATCATCACACAAGTAGAAGCAGAATGGAGTAATTTTAATGCCAAGCAAGAAACTGgacgtaaaaagaaaaaaaaaattgtttgatgTCGGATAATACTTACTAATAACTCCAAGacatttttttaactctaaattacaCTTCATTTCATCCATATTAACAGCTATTTGGGACCCAAGAtcacacgaagaacattataTTATCATGCATTAATATTGacattcttctttccttttagtttaatgtctctctctctctgcCTCTGCTAGTTTCTCTTTCCACCCATCTGCTCTTTTTGTTATTGCACAGGACAATCATGGCTGATATCTAACTACTCAGAGAGCAAAACAAAGAGAGTAATAGTAATATGTCAATGAAGTCGAAAACGAACAAGTACTTGTTCAATCAATGGGAGTTTGTAGTCATCTTCTTTACTTGCATTGGTATTACAGCTACTGTTTCTGCAGTTGATGATGAAACGTCGTCGATATTATTATCGATAAAAGCAAGTTTAGTAGACCCGTCAAATCGGCTGAAAGATTGGAAACAACTTGTACATTATTGTGACTGGAGTGGCATTTCATGCAACTCTAACGGAGTGATTCAGAAACTTGATCTTTCTTATATGAATTTAAGTGGCAATGTTTCAGATGATATTCAAAAGTTACAAAGTTTAACTGATTTTAATATATCCGGAAATGGGTTTTCATCGGCATTGCCGAAAACCATATCGACACTTACTTTACTAGAGAATTTTGATGTTAGTCAGAATAACTTTGTTGGTGAATTTCCTGTTGGTCTTGGTAATGCAGTAGGCTTGAAAGTTGTTAATGCATCTAATAACAACTTCTCAGGTCTGCTACCGAAAGATCTTGCAACTTCGACGTCTCTTCAAATCTTGGATTTTCGAGGGAGTTTCTTCACTGGTTCGATCCCGGCAGTGTATAAAAGTTTGCGGAATTTGACATTTTTGGGTCTTTCAGGTAATAATCTTACCGGTCCAATACCGAAAGAAATTGGACAACTAGTATCTCTACAGAGAATTATCATTGGATATAATGAGTTTGAAGGTGAAATCCCAGCTGAATTTGGTGAGCTCATTAGTCTTGAGTACTTGGATCTGGCTGTTGGGAACATTGGTGGGCACATTCCAGCTGAACTGGGGAACTTAAAGAAGCTTACGACGATTTTCCTGTACCGGAACGAATTAAAAGGCGATATTCCGATCGAAATTGGTAGCATTACTTCATTAGAACTGTTAGATCTTTCTGAAAATTACCTGTCAGGAAAAATTCCAGCTGAATTGTctttgttgaagaatttacagcTCTTGAATCTGATGTCTAATCGGTTAACCGGTCAGGTTCCGAATGGACTTGGTGACTTGACTGAGTTACAGGTACTCGAGCTGTGGAATAACTCTTTGACAGGTCCTTTACCGATGAATCTTGGTCAGAAGTCTCCGTTGCAGTGGTTAGATGTTTCGACAAATTCATTATCTGGTGAATTACCAAGCGGTGTATGTGATCGAGGTAATCTTACTAAACTCATTCTCTTCAATAATGGTTTTACGGGTTCAATTCCAATCGGTTTATCAAAGTGTTCTTCATTAGTTCGAGTTCGGATTCACAACAATTTTTTGTCTGGAACAATTCCAATTGGGTTTGGTAAGCTTCCAAAGCTTCAAAGGTTGGAATTGGCTAACAATAGTCTTACTGGTAAAATACCAGATGAGATTGGCTTATCAACTTCTGTTTCATTCATCGATGTATCTCGAAACCATCTTCAGTCATTACTTCCTTCTAGCATTCTTTCAATACCAAATCTTCAGACTTTCATGGCTGCATATAACAACTTGGAAGGCGAAATACCAGACATGTTTCAGGATTGCCCTTCACTTTCCATTCTTGATCTGTCCAGTAATTTTTTCCATGGAAACATCCCATCAAGTATTGCTTCCTGTGGGAAGTTGATTAATCTGAATCTTCGCAACAATCAGCTCACCCAAGAAATTCCTAGATCGTTGGCAGTCATGTCCTCGTTAGCAATGCTTGATCTATCCAACAATTCACTTGTCGGTGTATTACCACAGAATTTAGGAAGCTCACCAGCCTTGGAAATGCTTAATATTTCGTATAACAAGCTAGAGGGTCCACTGCCTACGAATGGTATACTAAAAAATATTAACGTAAATGATGTTACTGGCAATGCTGGTCTCTGCGGGAGTGTTCTTCCACCATGTTCTCATAGTTACAACATGAATTCATTGAGCAAGCAAAGGAAGAATCGGTTGAAACACATAATGATCGGATGGTTTGTCGGTATTTCTTCAGTTATAGCTCTAGGAATAGCAGTTTTTGTAGGTCGGTGGGCGTATATTAGATGGAAATCGAATGTCAGTTGTTTTGAAGATCAATTCAGTGAGAAAAATGGAGACTGGCCATGGAGGTTCTTAGCATTTCAGAGACTTAACTTCACTAGTGCTGATTTACTCGCGTGTATTAAGGAAACAAATGTTATTGGTATGGGTGGAACCGGGAAAGTTTACAAGGCTGAAATGCCAAGGTTTCAGACAACAGTGGCCGTTAAAAAGCTCTGGAAATCACCACACTCTGATATTGAAACTGGAAGTAGTCCTGAGAATGACGATCTAATGGGAGAAGTGAGTCTTCTAGGAAGGCTTCGACATAGAAATATTGTCCGTTTGCTAGGGTACCTTCATAACGATTCAGAGGTAATGATCGTTTACGAGTACATGCAAAATGGAAGTCTGGGCGAAGCTTTACACGGAAAACAAGCTGGAAAACTGTTGGTTGATTGGGTTTCAAGGTACAACATAGCCGTCGGAGTTGCTCATGGATTGACATATCTTCACCACGACTGCCATCCTCCAGTAATTCACAGAGATATCAAGTCAAACAATATCTTGCTTGATGAGAATCTCGATGCTAGGATTGCTGATTTTGGAATTGCAAAAATGATGATCAAGAAGAATGAAACGGTATCCATGGTTGCAGGTTCTTACGGATATATTGCACCAGGTGAGTTGGCTTACTCATGAACACTTATTTTGACTGCTATATCAAAATGTTCACACTTTAACACTAAATAGACTGGTAATTCTTTTATTTGCGTTCCTTCTTTGCAGAATATGGATACACCTTGAAGGTCGACGAGAAGAGCGATATCTACAGTTTCGGGGTAGTGTTAATGGAGCTTCTAACAGGAAGATGGCCAGTAGATCCTGAATTCGGAGACTCGGTGAACATTGTAGAATGGGTTCGAGAAAAGATCCGCAATAACAGAACTTTAGATGAAGCTTTGGATCCAAATGTAGGTGGAAGTTGTAAACATGTTGAAGAAGAAATGCTTCTTGTTCTTCGGATTGCACTTTTATGTACAGCCAAACTACCCAAAGAAAGGCCCTCCATGAGAGATGTCATAACAATGTTAGAAGAAGCAAAGCCTCGAAGAAAAAGCAGTAGTAATGACAGCAATAATTCCAACAAAGAGAGACCCATTTTTAGTAATTCACCTGTAATTGGTCTTCTGTAAGAACGAAATGAAGAAAGAGAAATTCGTTCTTCGAGACTGTTATTTTGTTCAGTAATTCTTTCTGTaaattttgtttgttaagtttttaATCAAGGAATTAGTTCGGGTGTGCCTTTAATAGATAGATAGATATGAAGAAACTATGATGATAAACAATGTTCAATAACTTCTCTGCTAAACTGTGAGTAcgatctttgttccaaactttcTAAGTGGCGTGCTTACAGTTCTTATCCAGAAGAGTAATATGATACAAACAAGGTATTCATTTAACAATTTCATTTCCAAAAAAAACATCAATCACCATAACTGTATTTTATGAATTTATAGCAACAATTTCAGGGTCTTTTTCGCAGCACATTTTTACAAGTACTTTAACAAGGTTTGTTTTACTATAGCAACTTTGCAAGGAATATCTGCTAATACAGACTACCTTATCAGGAAGTCAGGAACCAAGATACAAGGATAtgaaatgatgtcagaacgttATGCAATAGTTCCTGTCTTTCAGAAATGTTCACTGATATATTTGTAACTATACTTGTTACAAAGAAACTGATTGTTCTTTAACATTCAGCAAtcataaacaaaaggaaaaaaagtctAAAACCTAAAATCCCCATAATTCAAAGTAAgtgtatacacataattcatcactCGCCACGTGTCCAAGGAGATACACGTGGAGGATACACAGCTAAGGGCGTCAAGATACGATGCCACATACCAACATCCAAGGAACGTCTAACAGTTGTATG
This DNA window, taken from Papaver somniferum cultivar HN1 unplaced genomic scaffold, ASM357369v1 unplaced-scaffold_133, whole genome shotgun sequence, encodes the following:
- the LOC113333650 gene encoding MDIS1-interacting receptor like kinase 1-like — its product is MSMKSKTNKYLFNQWEFVVIFFTCIGITATVSAVDDETSSILLSIKASLVDPSNRLKDWKQLVHYCDWSGISCNSNGVIQKLDLSYMNLSGNVSDDIQKLQSLTDFNISGNGFSSALPKTISTLTLLENFDVSQNNFVGEFPVGLGNAVGLKVVNASNNNFSGLLPKDLATSTSLQILDFRGSFFTGSIPAVYKSLRNLTFLGLSGNNLTGPIPKEIGQLVSLQRIIIGYNEFEGEIPAEFGELISLEYLDLAVGNIGGHIPAELGNLKKLTTIFLYRNELKGDIPIEIGSITSLELLDLSENYLSGKIPAELSLLKNLQLLNLMSNRLTGQVPNGLGDLTELQVLELWNNSLTGPLPMNLGQKSPLQWLDVSTNSLSGELPSGVCDRGNLTKLILFNNGFTGSIPIGLSKCSSLVRVRIHNNFLSGTIPIGFGKLPKLQRLELANNSLTGKIPDEIGLSTSVSFIDVSRNHLQSLLPSSILSIPNLQTFMAAYNNLEGEIPDMFQDCPSLSILDLSSNFFHGNIPSSIASCGKLINLNLRNNQLTQEIPRSLAVMSSLAMLDLSNNSLVGVLPQNLGSSPALEMLNISYNKLEGPLPTNGILKNINVNDVTGNAGLCGSVLPPCSHSYNMNSLSKQRKNRLKHIMIGWFVGISSVIALGIAVFVGRWAYIRWKSNVSCFEDQFSEKNGDWPWRFLAFQRLNFTSADLLACIKETNVIGMGGTGKVYKAEMPRFQTTVAVKKLWKSPHSDIETGSSPENDDLMGEVSLLGRLRHRNIVRLLGYLHNDSEVMIVYEYMQNGSLGEALHGKQAGKLLVDWVSRYNIAVGVAHGLTYLHHDCHPPVIHRDIKSNNILLDENLDARIADFGIAKMMIKKNETVSMVAGSYGYIAPEYGYTLKVDEKSDIYSFGVVLMELLTGRWPVDPEFGDSVNIVEWVREKIRNNRTLDEALDPNVGGSCKHVEEEMLLVLRIALLCTAKLPKERPSMRDVITMLEEAKPRRKSSSNDSNNSNKERPIFSNSPVIGLL